The following proteins are co-located in the Arctopsyche grandis isolate Sample6627 chromosome 3, ASM5162203v2, whole genome shotgun sequence genome:
- the Ts gene encoding thymidylate synthase — translation MAMENGASLTMNGVNGEHGNQKLEHQELQYLRLVQQIINTGTKRPDRTGVGTLSSFGTQSRWNLENGQLPLLTTKRVFVRGVLEELLWIISGSTNANVLKEKGIHIWDGNSSREFLDSIGFTDREEGDLGPVYGFQWRHFGAEYKGMHVDYTGQGVDQLLNIIDMIKNRPEDRRLVLCSWDAKSLPLMALPPCHCLAQFYVANGRLSCQLYQRSADLGLGVPFNIASYSLLIHMMARVTSLQAGEFIHTLGDAHVYLNHVEPLKQQITREPRPFPHLSFSSDAPTDDITAFKYEHFIVSDYKPHPKIDMEMAV, via the exons ATGGCGATGGAGAATGGAGCGAGTCTTACAATGAATGGAGTGAATGGTGAGCATGGAAATCAGAAGTTGGAGCACCAAGAACTACAATATCTTAGATTGGTCCAGCAAATTATCAACACAG GTACTAAAAGACCAGATAGAACGGGTGTCGGAACCCTGTCGTCATTCGGCACTCAAAGCCGTTGGAATTTGGAAAATGGTCAATTGCCATTATTGACTACAAAACGAGTCTTTGTACGTGGCGTTCTGGAGGAACTTTTATGGATTATAAGTGGAAGCACTAATGCTAATGTACTGAAGGAAAAAGGAATACATATTTGGGACGGTAATAGCTCGAGGGAATTTTTGGATAGCATCGGATTTACAGACAGAGAAGAAG GAGATTTGGGGCCTGTCTATGGTTTTCAATGGCGTCACTTTGGTGCAGAATATAAAGGAATGCACGTAGATTACACTGGTCAAGGCGTAGACCAACTACTGAATATCATAGATATGATCaa gaACCGTCCAGAAGATCGACGCTTAGTTTTATGTTCATGGGATGCTAAATCATTACCCTTAATGGCTCTGCCTCCGTGTCACTGTTTAGCTCAGTTTTATGTGGCAAATGGCCGTCTATCGTGTCAACTATATCAAAGAAGTGCTGATCTAGGACTTGGAGTACCTTTTAACATAGCATCATATTCCTTATTGATACACATGATGGCCCGAGTTACCAGCTTACAG GCTGGAGAGTTCATTCACACTTTGGGTGATGCGCATGTATATCTCAATCATGTTGAACCATTGAAGCAACAAATCACTCGAGAGCCTCGTCCTTTTCCCCATTTGTCGTTTTCGTCAGATGCACCTACAGATGATATCACAGCATTCAAATATGAACACTTCATAGTTTCAGattacaaacctcacccaaaaaTTGATATGGAAATGGCTGTTTGA
- the LOC143909729 gene encoding fork head domain transcription factor slp1-like codes for MDTMILPDYPENDEKLSSYHFQDALENEVEIASEVYDIVIVDNWQTEQQEMDDNKVWCDDGELLAEIYVEQPEGSPTQVIHSQEGIFPNYPEPTTQTDSDDCINLSWLLNFRLDDIIDSYGEESTPNKRKDNVTFGNKNAKSVPCSSPTVVTQTKPPYTYTKLIELALREKGELTVSGIYQWISERFPFFKPYDDRWKNSVRHNLSISPHFRKGAKASRGAGHLWTVATPSALDRQLAAHKKQEKEPTMEQEVEAAAASILQHDFMSPVAVEQVATVYDLYNGPLSYTY; via the exons ATGGATACGATGATCCTTCCAGATTATCCGGAAAATGACGAAAAATTATCCAGCTATCACTTCCAAGATGCACTGGAAAACGAGGTGGAAATCGCCAGTGAAGTGTATGACATTGTTATCGTCGATAATTGGCAAACCGAGCAGCAAGAAATGGATGACAACAAAGTGTGGTGCGACGATGGTGAACTTTTAGCAGAAATCTATGTTGAGCAACCTGAAGGAAGCCCTACGCAAGTGATACATTCTCAGGAAGGGATTTTTCCGAACTACCCTGAACCGACAACGCAAACTGACTCCGACGATTGTATCAATTTGTCGTGGCTGCTAAACTTCAGATTGGACGACATCATCGATAGCTATGGCGAAGAATCCACGCCGAATAAACGAAAAGACAATGTCACATTTGGAAATAAAAACGCAAAATCAGTTCCATGCTCCAGTCCTACTGTTGTTACACAAACCAAACCTCCATACACTTATACGAAACTTATAGAATTGGCTTTGAGAGAAAAAGGAGAGCTCACCGTCTCTGGAATATACCAGTGGATatc GGAACGATTTCCATTTTTCAAACCATATGATGATCGTTGGAAAAATTCAGTGCGCCACAATCTGTCCATAAGTCCTCATTTTCGCAAAGGAGCAAAAGCATCTAGGGGAGCTGGACACCTTTGGACAGTGGCTACTCCTAGTGCCCTCGACAGACAATTAGCTGCACAT aaaaaacaAGAAAAGGAGCCTACCATGGAACAAGAAGTAGAAGCCGCGGCAGCTAGTATATTACAGCATG ATTTCATGAGTCCTGTTGCCGTCGAGCAAGTCGCTACCGTGTATGATCTATACAACGGTCCACTTTCTTATACGTATTGA